In Antedon mediterranea chromosome 10, ecAntMedi1.1, whole genome shotgun sequence, one genomic interval encodes:
- the LOC140060829 gene encoding uncharacterized protein, whose protein sequence is MSSVNVLADDTSRPSPEVNGSTSVKLDQSSKIPVSLDGSAYGTSPNSCPSWLENAKRKRRKRTVIEPEQLLQLESLYLRDSWPSKQKKAQLALRWGMSTRFVNIWFQNKRSRMKKMAQEQTELDAIIKRNPNEEKSSYHQLQSKTVNITSQNKSQLKRKRSLQKILPKPGIQVKLIADHSQFLENNGGSWCTKRKTTVSSSSSRNVLFTPQKDLGSLDADVSIIGQESQVPINVSKSQNHQQNAGPGLMTFDFKRTETTMRMKPPHRLNDLYRCLMTMMALGEGGGFPTNPICDTATMRNYLYGIKLKNSTLLTYTCVNGFNWTELKKPS, encoded by the exons ATGTCAAGTGTTAATGTTTTAGCTGAtgatactagtaggcctagtcctGAAGTTAACGGATCAACTTCTGTCAAACTCGATCAATCAAGTAAAATTCCCGTAAGCCTAGATGGATCCGCGTACGGGACATCCCCAAATTCCTGCCCATCATGGCTCGAAAATGCAAAGAGAAAACGCCGCAAACGCACGGTAATTGAACCAGAACAACTCCTTCAACTGGAATCATTGTATTTACGAGATTCGTGGCCGAGTAAGCAGAAGAAAGCACAATTAGCTTTGAGATGGGGCATGTCCACGAGATTTGTAAACATCtggtttcaaaataaaagatcTCGAATGAAGAAAATGGCACAGGAACAAACCGAATTGGATGCCATCATAAAAAGAAATCCAAATGAAGAAAAATCCAGTTACCACCAGCTGCAGTCCAAGACAGTGAACAtaacatcacaaaataaatcGCAACTCAAAAGGAAACGAAGTCTGCAAAAAATCTTACCAAAACCAGGCATCCAAGTAAAATTGATTGCAGATCATTCCCAATTCCTAGAAAACAACGGCGGATCATGGTGTACGAAGAGGAAGACAACTGTCTCTTCGTCATCGTCAAGGAATGTCTTATTCACCCCTCAAAAAGATCTTGGATCTTTAGATGCAGATGTTTCCATCATTGGACAGGAATCTCAAGTGCCAATCAACGTGTCTAAAAGTCAG aACCATCAGCAGAACGCGGGACCTGGATTGATGACGTTTGATTTCAAAAGAACGGAAACTACTATGAGGATGAAACCACCCCACAGGCTGAATGATTTGTATCGATGTCTAATGACAATGATGGCTTTAGGAGAAGGGGGAGGTTTTCCAACTAACCCAATTTGCGACACCGCCACTATGCGTAATTATCTTTACGGCATCAAACTGAAGAATAGCACACTTTTGACTTATACCTGTGTAAATGGTTTTAATTGGACAGAACTAAAAAAACCGAGttga